One window of the Pyrus communis chromosome 17, drPyrComm1.1, whole genome shotgun sequence genome contains the following:
- the LOC137722479 gene encoding pyridoxal 5'-phosphate synthase subunit PDX1.3, giving the protein MAGSGVVAVYGNGAISESKQSPFSVKVGLAQMLRGGVIMDVVNAEQARVAEEAGACAVMALERVPADIRAQGGVARMSDPQLIKEIKQAVTIPVMAKARIGHFVEAQILEAIGVDYVDESEVLTLADEEHHINKHNFRVPFVCGCRNLGEALRRVREGAAMIRTKGEAGTGNIIEAVRHVRSVMGDIRVLRNMDDDEVFTFAKKIAAPYDLVMQTKQLGRLPVVHFAAGGVATPADAALMMQLGCDGVFVGSGVFKSGDPAKRARAIVQAVTHYQDPDVLAEVSCGLGEAMVGLNLKDEKVERFANRSE; this is encoded by the coding sequence atggcaGGTTCAGGGGTGGTCGCGGTGTACGGAAACGGCGCAATTTCCGAGAGCAAGCAGTCGCCTTTTTCCGTCAAAGTCGGCCTCGCCCAAATGCTCCGCGGCGGCGTGATTATGGACGTCGTGAACGCCGAGCAGGCTCGGGTCGCTGAGGAGGCAGGTGCATGCGCCGTCATGGCCCTGGAGCGCGTCCCCGCTGACATCCGCGCCCAAGGCGGCGTCGCCCGGATGTCCGACCCCCAACTCATCAAAGAAATCAAGCAGGCTGTGACTATCCCTGTCATGGCAAAGGCCAGAATCGGGCACTTCGTCGAGGCCCAAATCCTCGAAGCTATCGGCGTCGATTACGTCGATGAGAGCGAGGTTTTGACCCTCGCCGACGAGGAACACCACATCAACAAGCACAATTTCCGGGTGCCGTTCGTCTGCGGGTGCCGGAACCTCGGCGAGGCCCTCCGCCGTGTCCGGGAGGGCGCGGCGATGATCCGAACAAAAGGCGAGGCCGGAACCGGAAACATCATCGAGGCGGTGCGGCACGTGCGGTCCGTGATGGGGGACATTAGGGTTTTGCGGAACATGGACGACGACGAGGTGTTCACCTTCGCAAAGAAGATAGCGGCGCCGTACGATCTGGTGATGCAGACGAAGCAGCTGGGGAGGCTTCCGGTGGTGCACTTCGCGGCGGGAGGAGTGGCGACGCCGGCGGACGCGGCGCTGATGATGCAGCTGGGGTGCGATGGGGTGTTTGTCGGGTCGGGCGTGTTCAAGAGCGGTGACCCGGCGAAGCGGGCGAGGGCGATTGTGCAAGCGGTGACGCACTACCAGGACCCAGATGTGCTGGCGGAGGTGAGCTGCGGGTTGGGGGAGGCGATGGTGGGGTTGAATTTGAAGGATGAGAAGGTGGAGAGGTTTGCGAATCGGTCTGAGTGA
- the LOC137722082 gene encoding uncharacterized protein has product MTANSHERLACLMDSAIFASDIPSKLDRLRQSKHDLVRQQDPDLRSELLTRFFELQSDQFGPVGKFATEMLGEIGLMHVELLPEIVRSLINVLSDGTPAVARQAITTGIHLFRCVLENLTFQGLHTSELDSLLELAWAWVLKLKDEIYSIAFQLGSGGVRLRALKFVESVILLYTPDPNGSPAPPAHEGDLVDFNVSWLHGGHPLLNVGDLSIEASKSLGLLLDQLRFPTVKSLGSLAIVVLINSLSAIAKKRPAFYGRILPVLLGFDPSSTLINGVHVSGPRHALKNAFLTCLKCTHQGAALSNPSTAGGLCKVDSGLEPREVVMANMCNLPPNLIGTEGDESLMNMGIVGGDSQIKYPLSFIADVLSLTSTFPPIAALLDARESKSEREKEHVAAVVDSGVASTGMDYVFGDDTAILPMGLPASSEMEHSCPSIPSDHDMEYLESEIPGLDSSACNSGSEPIVTSSSALMDVEDASLEQCTSLRGLSQSGPLLAPAEILIAIHGIDPDKDGIPLKKVTDACNACFEQRQIFTQQVIAKVLNQLIEQIPLPLLFMRTVLQAIGAFPALIWKYPKLWVGFLKCAFLTKPQSFAVLLQLPSAQLENALKRTAAPKGPLVAHASQPDIRSSLPRSILVVLGIAEIQTSQSQAEAQTSQSQAGDASNLEKDAVTEKSKESSCYYQMGNAVISTDRIAM; this is encoded by the exons ATGACCGCCAATTCCCACGAAAGGCTCGCTTGTCTCATGGACTCCGCCATCTTCGCCTCCGACATTCCGTCGAAGCTCGACCGGTTGCGCCAATCGAAGCACGATTTGGTCCGCCAACAGGACCCTGATTTGCGTTCCGAACTCCTCACTCGCTTCTTCGAGCTTCAGTCCGACCAGTTCGGCCCGGTTGGTAAATTCGCCACCGA AATGCTTGGCGAAATTGGATTGATGCACGTTGAATTGTTGCCAGAAATTGTACGCTCCTTAATTAATGTTTTGAGTGATGGAACACCGGCAGTTGCTCGACAGGCGATCACTACCGGGATTCATTTATTTCGTTGCGTTCTCGAAAAT CTGACCTTTCAGGGTCTACATACTAGTGAATTGGACAGTTTGCTTGAGTTGGCTTGGGCATGGGTGTTAAAGTTGAAGGATGAAATATACTCTATAGCTTTTCAG CTGGGAAGTGGGGGAGTAAGGTTGCGAGCACTGAAATTTGTTGAGTCAGTCATTCTTCTTTATACTCCTGACCCTAATGGCTCCCCGGCGCCCCCTGCTCATGAAG GGGACTTGGTGGATTTTAATGTATCCTGGCTTCATGGTGGTCATCCCCTACTCAATGTTGGAGATTTGTCAATTGAGGCTAGTAAAAGTTTGGGTTTATTGCTTGATCAACTCAGGTTCCCAACTGTGAAATCGCTTGGTAGCTTAGCGATCGTTGTGCTTATTAACAG TCTTTCAGCAATTGCAAAGAAGAGGCCTGCATTCTATGGTCGTATTTTGCCTGTATTACTTGGATTTGATCCCTCAAGCACTCTCATTAATGGGGTACATGTTTCTGGGCCACGTCATGCCTTAAAAAATGCCTTTCTCACCTGCTTAAAGTGTACGCACCAGGGTGCTGCACTG TCCAACCCGTCTACAGCTGGAGGCCTGTGCAAGGTTGATTCAGGTTTGGAGCCAAGAG AGGTCGTGATGGCTAATATGTGCAACCTTCCGCCCAATCTTATTGGTACTGAAGGAGATGAATCTCTGATGAACATGGGTATAGTCGGCGGTGATTCTCAAATTAAATATCCACTATCATTTATTGCTGATgttctttcacttacaagtactTTCCCTCCAATAGCTGCACTCCTAGATGCTCGTGAGTCA AAATCTGAAAGGGAGAAAGAACATGTAGCAGCTGTAGTTGATAGCGGTGTTGCATCTACCGGCATGGATTATGTTTTTGGAGATGATACTGCTATCTTACCTATGGGTTTACCAGCTTCATCTGAAATGGAGCATAGTTGCCCATCAATTCCATCTGATCATGATATGGAATATCTTGAGAGTGAAATACCTGGACTGGATTCTTCTGCTTGTAATAGTGGATCAGAACCTATTGTTACATCCTCATCAGCCTTAATGGATGTAGAAGATGCAAGCCTAGAGCAATGTACCAGTCTTAGG GGATTATCCCAATCTGGTCCTCTTCTGGCTCCAGCTGAAATCTTGATTGCTATCCATGGAATTGATCCAGACAAAGATGGAATTCCACTAAAGAAG GTCACAGATGCATGCAATGCCTGCTTTGAGCAGAGGCAAATATTCACCCAACAAGTTATTGCCAAAGTTTTGAATCAGTTG ATTGAGCAGATTCCTCTTCCCTTACTGTTCATGCGTACGGTATTACAAGCCATAGGTGCCTTTCCTGCACTG ATATGGAAATACCCAAAATTGTGGGTGGGATTCTTGAAGTGTGCGTTCTTGACAAAACCTCAGTCATTTGCCGTGCTGCTTCAG CTACCTTCAGCACAGCTAGAAAACGCACTGAAGAGAACTGCAGCTCCGAAAGGACCGTTGGTTGCTCATGCCAGTCAACCGGACATCCGATCTTCCCTTCCAAG gtCAATATTGGTAGTTTTGGGAATT GCCGAGATACAAACCAGTCAGTCCCAGGCCGAGGCACAAACAAGTCAGTCCCAGGCCGGCGATGCAAGCAACTTGGAAAAGGACGCAGTCACAGAGAAATCAAAGGAGTCATCGTGTTATTATCAAATGGGGAATGCCGTAATAAGTACGGACCGCATAGCCATGTAA
- the LOC137722864 gene encoding uncharacterized protein → MAPMGQPAAAAEVYVPMTLQVWRGLVNWVGFFFQIILQILRGAPCLPHLLSCISSSSPPAFRPLPVAEVPLNDLSSSAHVENGVVDGRPVEKLTVVLDLDETLVCAYETCSVPAVVRAQATEAGLKWFEIECLSSGKESDGKPKVNYVTVFERPGLREFLKRVCEFADLVLFTAGLEDYARPLVDRIDVENLFKLRLYRPSTVSTEFREHVKDLSCLSKDFSRIVIVDNNPFSFLLQPLNGIPCVPFSAGQPYDDQLLEVLHPLLKQLSLQNDVRPMLHERFHMPEWFQMHGFPVSG, encoded by the exons ATGGCGCCGATGGGACAGCCTGCCGCCGCCGCCGAAGTGTACGTGCCTATGACCCTTCAAGTATGGCGAGGTCTCGTGAACTGGGTGGGCTTCTTCTTCCAGATTATTCTTCAGATCCTCAGAGGCGCGCCTTGCCTTCCTCACCTGCTGTCCtgcatttcttcatcttctcctcCTGCTTTCAGGCCTCTGCCCGTCGCCGAAGTCCCTCTCAACGACTTGTCGTCCTCCGCCCACGTCGAAAACGGCGTCGTTGATGGTCGCCCCGTCGAAAAGCTCACG GTAGTTCTTGATTTGGATGAGACTCTAGTATGTGCTTATGAAACATGTAGCGTGCCTGCGGTTGTTCGTGCTCAAGCAACGGAAGCTGGGCTGAAGTGGTTTGAAATAGAATGTCTATCTTCAGGGAAG GAGTCTGATGGTAAACCAAAGGTCAATTATGTGACAGTGTTTGAACGTCCTGGTTTGCGAGAGTTCTTGAAGCGAGTTTGTGAGTTTGCTGATCTTGTGCTATTCACTGCTGGTCTTGAAG ATTATGCTAGACCACTTGTTGACAGAATTGATGTGGAGAATCTGTTTAAGCTTCGTCTTTATCGGCCTTCTACAGTTAGCAC GGAATTTCGGGAGCATGTGAAGGATCTGTCAtgtttgtcaaaagatttctctcgAATCGTCATTGTTGACAACAACCCATTCAGTTTTTTGCTGCAACCGTTGAATGGAATTCCATGCGTTCCATTTTCTGCTGGACAGCCATACGATGATCAG CTTTTGGAGGTCCTGCATCCTCTCCTCAAGCAGCTCTCCTTGCAAAACGATGTGAGACCTATGCTTCATGAGAGATTCCACATGCCTGAATGGTTTCAAATGCATGGATTCCCCGTTTCTGGTTGA